In the genome of Burkholderia diffusa, one region contains:
- a CDS encoding LysR substrate-binding domain-containing protein — MRRLPPLHALQIFSTVARHRSFTRAAEQLCLTQGAVSRQIQTLETHYGFPLFKRHAKGLTLTAEGEQLLPVVNESFARIEDISMKLTRQRTDLALKVPTCVMRWMLPRIMRFQGEHPELHVQITTAWQHVVDFSTEPFDAAIVYGTSPGAGVFALPLFDERLTPVCAPELRRAAPLDAVGDLAQHTLLHPTRDHRDWRAWLDHAGERAVDAERGPTFDTLDLATNAAMQGFGVAIGDVTLVDDDVSARRLERPFDIVLETGARYFFVYPESIGSQQKIRAFSDWIACHRD, encoded by the coding sequence ATGCGCCGACTTCCGCCCCTGCACGCGTTGCAGATCTTCTCGACGGTGGCCCGCCACCGCAGCTTCACGCGCGCGGCCGAGCAGCTGTGCCTCACGCAAGGCGCGGTGAGCCGGCAGATCCAGACGCTCGAGACGCACTACGGCTTTCCGTTGTTCAAGCGGCACGCGAAGGGCCTCACGCTGACGGCGGAGGGCGAGCAATTGCTGCCGGTGGTCAACGAGAGCTTCGCGCGGATCGAGGACATCTCGATGAAGCTCACGCGGCAACGCACCGATCTCGCGCTGAAGGTGCCGACCTGCGTGATGCGCTGGATGCTGCCGCGCATCATGCGCTTCCAGGGCGAGCATCCCGAGCTCCACGTGCAGATCACGACCGCGTGGCAGCACGTCGTCGACTTCTCGACCGAGCCGTTCGATGCGGCGATCGTTTACGGTACGTCGCCGGGCGCCGGCGTGTTCGCGCTGCCGCTGTTCGACGAGCGGTTGACGCCGGTGTGCGCGCCCGAGCTGCGGCGGGCCGCGCCGCTCGACGCGGTCGGCGATCTCGCGCAGCATACGCTGCTGCATCCGACGCGCGACCATCGCGACTGGCGCGCGTGGCTCGATCATGCGGGCGAGCGTGCCGTCGACGCAGAACGCGGGCCGACCTTCGACACGCTCGATCTGGCAACGAACGCGGCGATGCAGGGTTTCGGCGTCGCGATCGGCGACGTGACGCTCGTCGACGACGACGTCAGTGCGCGCCGGCTCGAACGGCCATTCGACATCGTGCTCGAGACCGGCGCCCGCTATTTCTTCGTCTATCCGGAAAGCATCGGCAGCCAGCAGAAGATCCGCGCGTTCAGCGACTGGATCGCCTGCCATCGCGACTGA
- a CDS encoding ester cyclase: protein MTKSDLALHYRAYIDCLNRQDWPALGQYVADNVIHNDRPLGLAGYRAMLEQDFRDIPDLHFEIRLLVCEPPRIACRLRFACAPSGRFMGLAVDGTRITFAENVFYEFHDGKIRQVWSVIDKAAIEAQL, encoded by the coding sequence ATGACGAAATCCGATCTCGCCCTGCACTATCGCGCCTACATCGACTGCCTGAACCGCCAGGACTGGCCGGCGCTCGGCCAGTACGTCGCCGACAACGTGATCCACAACGACCGGCCGCTCGGCCTGGCCGGCTACCGCGCGATGCTGGAGCAGGATTTCCGCGACATTCCCGATCTCCATTTCGAGATCCGGCTGCTGGTGTGCGAACCGCCGCGCATCGCATGCCGGCTTCGCTTCGCCTGCGCGCCGAGCGGCAGGTTCATGGGGCTCGCCGTCGACGGCACGCGCATCACGTTCGCCGAGAACGTGTTCTACGAATTTCACGACGGCAAGATCCGGCAGGTCTGGTCGGTGATCGACAAGGCCGCGATCGAAGCGCAGCTTTAG
- a CDS encoding GlsB/YeaQ/YmgE family stress response membrane protein, with protein sequence MLQFIETLVVGLIVGLLARALKPGDDKMGILMTVVLGVVGSLVAGYVGRAAGWYAPGQGAGWIASIIGAIVLLVIVGAVRKRAG encoded by the coding sequence ATGCTGCAATTCATCGAAACCCTGGTGGTCGGGCTCATCGTCGGCCTCCTCGCCCGTGCGCTCAAGCCCGGCGACGACAAGATGGGCATCCTGATGACCGTCGTGCTCGGTGTCGTCGGCTCGCTCGTCGCGGGCTACGTCGGCCGCGCTGCCGGCTGGTATGCGCCGGGCCAGGGCGCCGGCTGGATCGCGTCGATCATCGGCGCGATCGTGCTGCTCGTGATCGTCGGCGCGGTGCGCAAGCGCGCGGGCTGA
- a CDS encoding sulfite exporter TauE/SafE family protein, translating to MQTHTLTIVVLVFLLAGAVKGMIGLGLPTIAMGLLTLAMPPSAAASLLLVPSFITNVWQLWLGPSFGSLLRRLWPLLAGLTIGTLTGGLPALAAGSAWTHAALGVVLVAYGCWGLAAARLPAPGRYEKWLSAAVGYLTGVVTAATGVFVVPAVPYLQALCLPKDDLIQALGLSFTASTVALGLQLRVTGALQTVDLGVSVLALVPALAGMIGGQYARRVMSENAFKRCFFVGMIALGAYMAVAARL from the coding sequence ATGCAAACCCATACGCTGACGATCGTCGTGCTGGTCTTTCTGCTGGCCGGCGCGGTCAAGGGCATGATCGGCCTCGGGCTGCCGACGATCGCGATGGGGCTGTTGACGCTTGCGATGCCGCCGTCGGCCGCCGCGAGCCTGTTGCTCGTGCCGTCGTTCATCACCAATGTGTGGCAGCTGTGGCTCGGCCCGTCGTTCGGCTCATTGCTGCGGCGTCTGTGGCCGCTGCTCGCCGGGCTGACGATCGGCACGCTGACGGGCGGGCTGCCCGCGCTCGCGGCCGGCAGCGCGTGGACCCACGCGGCACTCGGCGTCGTGCTGGTCGCATACGGCTGCTGGGGGCTCGCCGCCGCGCGACTGCCCGCGCCGGGTCGATACGAAAAGTGGCTGTCGGCCGCGGTCGGCTATCTGACGGGCGTCGTGACGGCCGCGACCGGTGTGTTCGTCGTGCCCGCGGTGCCGTACCTGCAAGCGCTGTGCCTGCCGAAGGACGACCTGATCCAGGCGCTCGGGTTGTCGTTTACCGCGTCAACGGTCGCGCTCGGGCTGCAGTTGCGCGTGACGGGCGCGCTGCAGACGGTCGATCTCGGCGTATCGGTGCTGGCGCTCGTGCCGGCACTCGCGGGGATGATCGGCGGGCAATATGCGCGGCGCGTGATGAGCGAGAACGCGTTCAAGCGCTGCTTCTTCGTCGGGATGATCGCGCTCGGCGCCTACATGGCGGTTGCGGCGCGGCTGTGA
- a CDS encoding peptidoglycan DD-metalloendopeptidase family protein, translated as MKQREICRKSAWLPGLAAVLVMAGCASSQSVPPSDTLAGSASGQPVATQAAAPATPPAPILVAQKYVVKRGDTLSGIASANDCSVADLRTWNKLDGRGRLRMGQVLRIVRQQPLQASGATGGAPAAAPAAASTAAGDAQASASAASDRQVVKEIRRHAGAVALTWPARGKIVDAFRPGQNRGIQIAGRPGDPVRAAADGRVMYAGSGLNDYGTLIIVQHNADFLTAYAHNRKLLVKTGDIVRRGDEIAEMGDLDNSRVALLFEVRRDGKPVNPMPYLPSSQG; from the coding sequence ATGAAACAGCGCGAGATTTGCCGCAAGTCGGCGTGGCTGCCCGGCCTGGCCGCGGTGCTCGTCATGGCCGGTTGTGCCAGCTCGCAGTCCGTCCCGCCGAGCGACACGCTGGCGGGCTCGGCATCGGGCCAGCCTGTCGCCACGCAGGCGGCCGCGCCTGCGACGCCGCCTGCGCCCATTCTCGTCGCGCAGAAGTACGTGGTGAAACGCGGCGACACGCTGTCGGGCATCGCGTCCGCGAACGACTGCAGCGTCGCCGATCTGCGCACCTGGAACAAACTCGATGGGCGAGGCCGGCTGCGCATGGGCCAGGTGCTGCGCATCGTCCGCCAGCAGCCGTTGCAGGCATCGGGCGCGACTGGCGGCGCACCGGCTGCCGCGCCGGCCGCCGCGAGCACTGCGGCGGGCGACGCGCAGGCGAGCGCGTCGGCGGCGAGTGATCGGCAGGTCGTGAAGGAAATCAGGCGGCATGCGGGTGCGGTGGCGCTCACGTGGCCTGCGCGCGGCAAGATCGTCGACGCGTTCCGGCCCGGGCAGAACCGCGGCATCCAGATCGCCGGCCGGCCGGGCGATCCGGTGCGCGCGGCGGCCGACGGCCGCGTGATGTACGCGGGTAGCGGCCTGAACGATTACGGCACCCTGATCATCGTCCAGCACAACGCGGATTTCCTCACGGCCTATGCGCACAACCGCAAGCTGCTCGTGAAGACCGGCGACATCGTGCGCCGGGGCGACGAGATCGCCGAGATGGGCGACCTCGACAACTCGCGTGTCGCGCTGCTGTTCGAAGTGCGGCGCGACGGCAAGCCGGTCAATCCGATGCCATACCTGCCTTCGTCGCAAGGCTGA
- a CDS encoding OpgC domain-containing protein, translating into MTAAARAGRYAELDFFRGLVLLVIVVDHIGGSILSRVTLHAYALCDAAEVFVFLGGFATAIAYNSLAERHDEAAARQRFIRRAFEIYRAFLVTAGLMLLITAVLNAFSIDGPNMPTNDLDGLLHKPLAALRDILLFRRQPYLASVLPMYAFFALLVPLALPLARTQPWLMLAFSGSLWYAAPHIARFLPTVEGAPWDFNPFAWQFLFVLGVIARCQPVYQTLAPKPQGWLLTAVSLAIVAAGAYYRLRVEPFPTDPSIKQNLGALRLANFLAIAWLAAKLVHLGWMKKVAHAMPWIGTIGRQGLLCFVAGTGISLAVDSLLYQATEGYLNVPLGLTADVVAMGLLYLVAKLYAPLVSRLPFPFRSR; encoded by the coding sequence ATGACCGCCGCCGCCCGGGCCGGCCGCTACGCCGAGCTCGATTTCTTCCGCGGCCTCGTGCTGCTGGTGATCGTCGTGGACCACATCGGCGGCAGCATCCTGTCGCGCGTGACGCTGCATGCGTACGCGCTGTGCGATGCGGCCGAGGTGTTCGTGTTCCTCGGCGGTTTCGCGACCGCCATCGCGTACAACTCGCTCGCCGAGCGGCACGACGAGGCAGCCGCGCGCCAGCGTTTCATCCGCCGCGCCTTCGAGATCTACCGTGCCTTCCTCGTGACGGCCGGGTTGATGCTGCTCATCACCGCCGTGCTGAACGCATTCTCGATCGATGGCCCGAACATGCCGACCAACGATCTCGACGGCCTGCTCCACAAGCCGCTCGCCGCGCTGCGCGACATCCTGCTGTTTCGCCGCCAGCCGTATCTCGCGTCGGTGCTGCCGATGTATGCGTTCTTCGCGCTGCTCGTCCCGCTCGCGCTGCCGCTCGCGCGCACGCAGCCGTGGCTGATGCTCGCGTTCAGCGGCTCTCTGTGGTACGCGGCGCCGCACATCGCGCGCTTCTTGCCGACCGTCGAAGGCGCGCCGTGGGACTTCAATCCGTTCGCGTGGCAGTTCCTGTTCGTGCTCGGCGTGATCGCACGCTGCCAGCCCGTCTACCAGACGCTCGCGCCGAAACCGCAGGGCTGGCTGCTGACGGCCGTGTCGCTCGCGATCGTCGCGGCCGGCGCGTACTATCGGCTGCGCGTCGAGCCGTTCCCGACCGATCCGTCGATCAAGCAGAATCTCGGCGCGCTGCGGCTCGCGAACTTCCTCGCGATCGCGTGGCTCGCGGCCAAGCTCGTGCACCTCGGTTGGATGAAGAAGGTCGCGCACGCGATGCCGTGGATCGGCACGATCGGCCGCCAGGGGCTGTTGTGTTTCGTCGCCGGCACCGGCATCTCGCTCGCGGTCGACTCGCTGCTTTACCAGGCGACCGAAGGCTATCTGAACGTGCCGCTCGGCCTGACCGCCGACGTCGTCGCGATGGGCCTGCTGTATCTCGTCGCGAAGCTCTACGCCCCGCTGGTGTCGCGGCTGCCGTTCCCGTTCCGTTCGCGGTGA
- a CDS encoding LysR family transcriptional regulator, whose amino-acid sequence MDHLQAMRIFARVAHLGSFTKAAEQLQLPRPTVSNAVQYLEKHLSVRLLQRTTRRVALTAEGATYYERCTRLLADLDDAETLFDDAGAAPRGVIRVDLPERFALNKVIPALPDFHARYPDLRVVLSTTDRFVDLVADGIDCAVRVGVLSDTSLVARRVGEMAQINCASPAYLARYGTPRSPDDLPDHVAVGYFSSRTGRELDWEYADMDSGTLQTVKMRSVVAVNSSQAYLACCLAGLGLIQAPRDGLASLLEDGSLVEVLPEWHAAPLPVSVVFPNGRHLAPRVRIFVDWLAQTLDDAHRAA is encoded by the coding sequence ATGGACCATCTGCAAGCAATGCGCATCTTTGCGCGCGTCGCCCACCTCGGCAGCTTCACGAAAGCGGCCGAGCAGCTGCAATTGCCGCGCCCGACGGTCAGCAATGCCGTCCAGTATCTGGAAAAACACCTGAGCGTGCGCCTGCTGCAACGAACCACCCGGCGCGTCGCGCTCACCGCCGAGGGCGCCACCTACTACGAGCGCTGCACGCGGCTGCTGGCCGATCTGGACGACGCCGAGACGCTGTTCGACGACGCCGGCGCCGCGCCGCGCGGCGTGATCCGCGTCGACCTGCCCGAGCGTTTCGCGCTGAACAAGGTGATTCCGGCGCTGCCGGATTTCCACGCGCGCTATCCCGACTTGCGCGTCGTGCTCAGCACGACCGACCGATTCGTCGATCTCGTCGCCGACGGCATCGACTGCGCGGTGCGGGTCGGCGTACTGTCCGACACATCGCTGGTCGCGCGCCGCGTCGGCGAGATGGCGCAGATCAACTGCGCGTCGCCCGCGTATCTCGCGCGATACGGCACGCCGCGCTCGCCGGACGATTTGCCCGACCACGTCGCGGTCGGCTACTTCTCGAGCCGCACGGGCCGCGAGCTGGACTGGGAATATGCGGACATGGATTCGGGCACGCTGCAGACCGTGAAGATGCGCAGCGTGGTGGCGGTGAACAGCTCGCAGGCGTATCTCGCGTGCTGCCTGGCAGGCCTCGGGCTGATCCAGGCGCCGCGCGACGGGCTCGCGTCGCTGCTCGAGGACGGCTCGCTGGTCGAGGTGCTGCCGGAGTGGCATGCCGCGCCGCTACCGGTGTCGGTCGTGTTTCCGAACGGCCGGCATCTGGCGCCGCGCGTGCGGATCTTCGTCGACTGGCTCGCGCAAACGCTCGACGACGCGCACCGCGCAGCATGA
- a CDS encoding aldo/keto reductase codes for MDKRQLGRTGPQVSAVGLGCMGMSDLYGPADRDESIATLHAALDSGITLLDTGDFYGMGDNEMLIRDALRGRTRDQVLISVKFGALRDPAGAFVGYDARPQAIRNFVAYSLKRLGTDHIDIYRPARVDPAVPIEETVGAIADLVKAGHVRHIGLSEVGADTIRRAASVAPIADLQIEYSLLSRGIEADILPVCRELGIGVTAYGVLSRGLLGGGWSAARQGERDFRAASPRFQGENLAHNLALVDALRAIADEKGSNPAQIAIAWALSRGDDIVPLIGARKRTQLQDAWQAVKLQLTVDDLSHIETAIPAGAAAGERYPAPQMAHLDSEQGQGPAHEG; via the coding sequence ATGGACAAGCGCCAACTGGGCCGCACGGGCCCGCAGGTATCGGCGGTCGGGCTCGGCTGCATGGGGATGTCGGATCTCTATGGGCCGGCCGATAGAGACGAAAGCATCGCGACGCTGCACGCGGCGCTCGACAGCGGGATCACGCTGCTCGACACGGGCGACTTCTACGGGATGGGCGACAACGAGATGCTGATTCGCGACGCGCTGCGCGGCCGCACGCGCGACCAGGTGCTGATCAGCGTGAAATTCGGCGCGCTGCGCGATCCGGCCGGCGCGTTCGTGGGCTACGACGCGCGGCCGCAAGCGATCCGCAATTTCGTCGCGTATTCGCTGAAGCGGCTCGGCACCGACCACATCGACATCTACCGGCCGGCGCGCGTCGATCCGGCGGTGCCGATCGAGGAGACGGTCGGCGCGATCGCCGATCTCGTGAAGGCCGGTCATGTGCGCCATATCGGCCTGTCGGAGGTGGGTGCCGACACGATCCGCCGCGCGGCGTCCGTCGCGCCGATCGCCGACCTGCAGATCGAATACTCGCTGCTGTCGCGCGGGATCGAGGCTGACATCCTGCCGGTGTGCCGCGAGCTCGGGATCGGCGTGACGGCCTACGGCGTGCTGTCGCGCGGGCTGCTCGGCGGCGGCTGGAGCGCGGCGCGGCAGGGCGAGCGCGACTTCCGCGCGGCCAGCCCGCGCTTCCAGGGCGAGAACCTCGCGCACAATCTCGCGCTCGTGGATGCGCTGCGCGCGATCGCCGACGAGAAGGGCAGCAACCCGGCGCAAATCGCGATCGCATGGGCGCTGTCGCGCGGCGACGACATCGTGCCGCTGATCGGCGCGCGCAAGCGCACGCAACTCCAGGACGCGTGGCAGGCGGTTAAGTTGCAACTAACGGTCGATGATCTCAGTCACATCGAAACGGCGATTCCCGCCGGGGCGGCTGCCGGCGAGCGTTATCCGGCGCCCCAGATGGCGCACCTGGACAGCGAGCAGGGCCAGGGGCCGGCGCACGAGGGATGA
- the bla gene encoding class A beta-lactamase, with protein MEHSPTRRSLLLAAVAAPFVAACSSAPVADQGRAHAAQAELAALEKASNGRLGVAALDTSNGTRIAHHARERFPLCGTYAVVAAAAILARGSLDASLLPRRILYRRYEVVAGSPVTESHVDTGMTIAQLCTAMLQSGDKGAGNLLMGVLGGPQAVTAFAHESGDTVFRLDRWEPELNQAAPRDERDTSTPVAMVDTLQRLLLGDTLREPERAQLTEWMTGGARSATGIAAGVPPGWRIADKIGTGGYGTTTDVAVLWPPSRAPIVLAVSFTQPRADAAARADVVASAARIATSAFAATA; from the coding sequence ATGGAACACTCACCGACCCGCCGCTCGCTGTTGCTCGCCGCCGTCGCCGCGCCGTTCGTCGCCGCGTGCTCGTCCGCGCCCGTCGCCGACCAGGGGCGCGCACATGCCGCCCAGGCTGAACTCGCCGCGCTCGAAAAAGCGTCGAACGGCCGGCTCGGCGTTGCCGCACTCGATACGTCGAACGGCACGCGCATCGCGCATCACGCGCGCGAGCGCTTCCCGCTGTGCGGCACCTATGCGGTCGTCGCCGCCGCAGCGATACTCGCGCGCGGCTCGCTCGACGCGTCGCTGCTGCCGCGTCGCATCCTGTATCGCCGCTATGAAGTCGTGGCTGGCTCGCCGGTGACGGAAAGCCACGTCGACACGGGGATGACGATCGCACAGCTCTGCACGGCGATGCTGCAGTCGGGCGACAAGGGCGCCGGTAACCTGCTGATGGGCGTGCTCGGCGGCCCGCAGGCGGTCACGGCGTTCGCGCACGAAAGCGGCGACACCGTGTTCCGGCTCGACCGCTGGGAACCCGAACTGAACCAGGCGGCGCCCCGCGACGAGCGCGATACGTCGACACCGGTCGCGATGGTCGACACGCTGCAGCGGTTGCTGCTCGGCGATACGCTGCGCGAACCGGAGCGTGCGCAGCTCACGGAATGGATGACCGGCGGCGCGCGGAGTGCGACCGGGATCGCGGCCGGCGTGCCGCCCGGCTGGCGCATCGCGGACAAAATCGGCACCGGCGGTTACGGCACGACGACCGACGTCGCGGTGCTGTGGCCGCCGTCGCGCGCGCCGATCGTGCTGGCCGTGTCGTTCACGCAGCCGCGTGCCGACGCGGCGGCACGTGCGGACGTCGTCGCATCGGCGGCGCGCATCGCGACGAGCGCGTTCGCCGCCACGGCCTGA
- a CDS encoding LysR family transcriptional regulator — MRFDLTDLRLFLNICEAGTITGGAERTHITLQAASERIRGMENELGVPLLHRTKSGAQVTDAGRALEHHARTVLQQIDHMRGELQQYGQGLRGHIRLLCNTASLSEYLPDALAAYLPHHPKLSISVEERSSQEIVHAIRNKTAEVGIVADSVGLTGLEQKPFREDWLIAVVPAGHPLAARGKVAFDEIADADFIGLTDGSALQVHLGDQARALGKRIRYRVQLKSFDAICRVIESGVGIGIVSRHAAERAMQTMDVRLVELSDTWSHRKLTLCARSFDALPKYTQAFVSYLSGETSSH; from the coding sequence ATGCGCTTCGACCTGACCGACCTGCGGCTCTTCCTGAACATCTGCGAGGCCGGCACGATCACGGGCGGCGCCGAGCGCACCCACATCACGCTGCAGGCAGCAAGCGAACGCATTCGCGGGATGGAGAACGAACTCGGCGTGCCGCTGCTGCACCGGACCAAGTCCGGCGCGCAGGTGACCGACGCCGGCCGCGCGCTCGAGCACCACGCACGCACGGTGCTGCAGCAGATCGACCACATGCGCGGAGAACTGCAGCAATACGGCCAGGGGTTGCGCGGGCATATCCGGCTGCTGTGCAACACGGCGTCACTGAGCGAATACCTGCCCGACGCGCTCGCCGCATATCTGCCGCATCATCCGAAACTGTCGATCAGCGTCGAGGAGCGCTCGAGCCAGGAAATCGTGCACGCGATCCGCAACAAGACGGCCGAGGTCGGCATCGTCGCCGATTCGGTCGGACTCACCGGACTCGAGCAGAAGCCGTTCCGCGAGGACTGGCTGATCGCGGTCGTGCCGGCCGGGCATCCGCTCGCCGCGCGCGGCAAGGTCGCGTTCGACGAGATCGCCGACGCGGATTTCATCGGGCTGACCGACGGCAGCGCGCTGCAAGTCCATCTCGGCGACCAGGCGCGTGCGCTCGGCAAGCGGATCCGCTACCGTGTGCAGCTGAAGAGTTTCGATGCGATCTGCCGCGTGATCGAAAGCGGCGTGGGAATCGGCATCGTGTCGCGCCATGCAGCCGAGCGCGCGATGCAGACGATGGACGTGCGGCTCGTCGAGCTGTCCGACACATGGAGCCACCGCAAGCTCACGCTCTGCGCGAGATCGTTCGATGCGCTGCCCAAATATACGCAGGCGTTCGTGTCGTATCTGTCGGGCGAAACGTCATCGCACTGA
- a CDS encoding porin: MKKHVIFAAALAAFAAPAFAQDSVTLYGLIDEGFNYTNNVNVNGVGKTNYQLASGYAQGSRWGLKGSEDLGGGLKAVFTLENGFDVNNGRLNQGGRMFGRQAFVGLSASRFGTLTFGRQYDSVVDYLAPLTANGNWGGTLFSHPFDNDNTDNSFRVNNTVKYASPDWNGLSFGGTYSFSNSTGFSTNRQYSIGAQYSLAGLQVAAAYLQANSPGVGSAGAIAADDANFVADRLRIFGGGVNYSFGPATVGFVYTKTDVKNPVSTVYLPASTFSGLGLTATKFQNFEINGKYQLTPDFYLGAQYVYTDGKFDAAAGSFKPKYHTVGLMADYSLSKRTDVYLQGAWQKVAGDKTGTAADGGYVVGTDGPSSSANQFAVRAAIRHKF, encoded by the coding sequence ATGAAGAAGCACGTCATTTTTGCCGCCGCGCTGGCCGCCTTCGCCGCGCCGGCCTTCGCGCAGGACAGCGTGACGCTGTACGGCCTGATCGACGAGGGCTTCAACTACACGAACAACGTCAACGTAAACGGGGTCGGAAAAACGAATTACCAGCTCGCGAGCGGCTATGCGCAGGGCAGCCGCTGGGGCCTGAAGGGCAGTGAGGATCTGGGCGGCGGGCTGAAGGCGGTCTTCACGCTGGAAAACGGCTTTGACGTGAACAACGGCCGGCTCAACCAGGGCGGCCGGATGTTCGGTCGCCAGGCGTTCGTCGGGCTGAGCGCGTCGCGCTTCGGCACGCTGACGTTCGGCCGTCAGTACGATTCCGTCGTCGACTATCTCGCGCCGCTGACCGCGAACGGCAACTGGGGCGGCACGCTGTTCTCGCACCCGTTCGACAACGACAACACGGACAACTCGTTCCGCGTCAACAACACGGTCAAGTACGCGAGCCCCGACTGGAACGGGCTGTCGTTCGGCGGCACCTACAGCTTCAGCAACAGCACGGGCTTCTCGACCAACCGCCAGTACAGCATCGGCGCGCAGTATTCGCTGGCCGGGCTGCAGGTCGCGGCTGCATACCTGCAGGCGAACAGCCCGGGTGTCGGCAGCGCGGGCGCAATCGCGGCCGACGATGCGAACTTCGTCGCCGATCGCCTGCGCATCTTCGGCGGTGGCGTCAACTACTCGTTCGGTCCGGCGACGGTCGGCTTCGTCTATACGAAGACCGACGTGAAGAATCCGGTGTCGACCGTCTACTTGCCAGCGTCGACGTTCTCCGGTCTCGGACTGACCGCGACCAAGTTCCAGAACTTCGAGATCAACGGCAAGTACCAGCTCACGCCCGATTTCTATCTCGGCGCGCAGTACGTGTACACGGACGGCAAGTTCGACGCGGCGGCCGGTTCGTTCAAGCCGAAATACCACACGGTCGGGCTGATGGCCGACTACAGCCTGTCCAAGCGCACCGACGTGTACCTGCAGGGCGCATGGCAGAAGGTCGCCGGCGACAAGACCGGCACCGCGGCCGACGGCGGCTACGTGGTCGGGACGGACGGCCCGTCGTCGTCTGCGAACCAGTTCGCGGTGCGCGCCGCGATCCGCCACAAGTTCTGA
- a CDS encoding alpha/beta hydrolase yields the protein MRRLALPFSAALIAGAIATAHATPVGPAVSPASSAPAVATVPPATIAPAAQEPSVNPGSSIVMRAFRSASLKRDWSYTVYLPPGYNPEGARYPVLYLLHGNAGNANDWITQGRLQATADTLIERREIPPVVIVMPQGGTDWYVDRKEKMQSAFLNDLLPEVEAHFAVSNQRAGRAIGGVSMGGFGALRFSLLEPGLFCGAMLLSPAIYANEPPLNSAARYVGVFGDRQFDSRVWHELNYPALMRGYFARTWRVPMFIAAGDDDLTIQAESSVLYTQLRRAQNPAELRIVDGGHTWEVWRGLLGLGLKYALECVK from the coding sequence ATGCGCCGACTCGCCCTTCCGTTCTCCGCCGCCCTGATCGCCGGCGCCATCGCCACCGCCCACGCCACGCCGGTCGGGCCTGCGGTTTCGCCGGCGTCATCCGCACCCGCGGTCGCAACCGTCCCGCCCGCAACGATCGCGCCGGCCGCCCAGGAACCGTCGGTCAATCCGGGCAGCAGCATCGTGATGCGCGCGTTCCGGTCGGCGTCGCTGAAGCGCGACTGGTCTTACACGGTCTATCTGCCGCCCGGCTACAACCCGGAAGGCGCGCGCTATCCGGTGCTGTATCTGCTGCACGGCAACGCCGGCAACGCGAACGACTGGATCACCCAGGGCCGGCTGCAGGCCACCGCCGACACGCTGATCGAGCGCCGCGAGATTCCGCCCGTCGTGATCGTGATGCCGCAAGGCGGCACCGACTGGTACGTCGATCGCAAGGAGAAGATGCAAAGCGCGTTCCTCAACGACCTGCTGCCTGAGGTCGAAGCGCACTTCGCGGTGTCGAACCAGCGCGCGGGCCGCGCGATCGGGGGCGTGTCCATGGGCGGCTTCGGCGCGCTGCGTTTCTCGCTGCTCGAGCCGGGCCTGTTCTGCGGCGCGATGCTGCTGAGCCCCGCGATCTACGCGAACGAGCCGCCGCTCAATTCCGCCGCGCGTTATGTCGGCGTGTTCGGCGACCGGCAGTTCGACTCGCGCGTGTGGCACGAGCTGAACTACCCGGCGCTGATGCGCGGCTATTTCGCGCGCACCTGGCGCGTGCCGATGTTCATCGCGGCGGGCGACGACGACCTGACGATCCAGGCCGAATCGAGCGTGCTGTACACGCAGCTGCGCCGCGCGCAGAATCCGGCGGAACTGCGTATCGTCGACGGTGGACACACGTGGGAAGTATGGCGCGGGCTGCTCGGACTCGGGCTGAAGTATGCGCTGGAGTGCGTGAAGTAA